In a genomic window of Chryseobacterium sp. G0162:
- a CDS encoding polyribonucleotide nucleotidyltransferase: MSIPQAFTEMITLADGREITIETGKLAKQADGSVVVKMGGTMLLATVVANKEANPGVDFLPLTVDYREKFYAGGRIPGNFFRREARPSDQEILTMRLVDRVLRPLFPEDFHAEVQVMISLISYDGKTIPDDLAGLAASAAIAITDIPFNGPMSEVRVVRFDGQLSINPSYEELKNSELDIMVGATKDSIVMVEGEMKEISEQEMLEAINFGHAEIKKQIEAQERLAEKVGKAFPKREYSHENHDEEIREKVWKETYDKVYEVARTPSGKEERGEKFKAVREEFLAQYADNEEELERITPFVKVYYHDVEKEAMRQMILEDNIRLDGRDPQTIRPIWSEIDYLPGAHGSAVFTRGETQSLTAVTLGSVKDANMVDSVITQHDEKFFLHYNFPPFSTGEARPLRGTSRREVGHGNLAQRALQAVIPEENPYTIRIVSDILESNGSSSMATVCAGTLALMDAGVQITKPVSGIAMGLITDAKSGKFTVLSDILGDEDHLGDMDFKVTGTADGITACQMDIKIQGLSMDIMEKALMQARDGRLHILNKITETISEPRADVKPHAPKMVVMEIAKDFIGAVIGPGGKIIQQMQKDTDTVIAIEEIGEIGRIEIAGTDREKINAAVAKINEITFVPVVGEVYNGKVVKVMDFGAFVAIAKGTEGLLHISEIEWARLDKVPYAEGDEVEVKFMGYDDRKKMKLSRKVLLPRPPRPEGQGRPEGQRRPDGQRRPEGQRRPEGQDRPQGERPVENQEPSSEA; the protein is encoded by the coding sequence ATGAGTATACCTCAAGCGTTTACAGAAATGATTACTCTTGCTGATGGCAGAGAAATCACTATTGAAACAGGGAAGTTAGCTAAGCAGGCTGATGGATCTGTGGTAGTAAAAATGGGTGGAACAATGCTTTTAGCAACTGTTGTAGCCAATAAAGAAGCAAATCCTGGTGTAGATTTTTTACCATTAACAGTAGATTATAGAGAGAAATTCTATGCAGGTGGAAGAATTCCTGGAAACTTCTTCCGTAGAGAAGCAAGACCTTCAGATCAGGAAATTTTAACAATGCGTTTAGTAGACAGAGTACTACGTCCGCTTTTTCCTGAAGACTTCCACGCAGAAGTTCAGGTGATGATTTCTCTAATTTCTTATGACGGAAAAACAATTCCTGATGATTTAGCAGGTTTAGCAGCTTCGGCAGCTATTGCCATTACTGATATTCCTTTCAACGGACCAATGTCTGAAGTAAGAGTGGTAAGATTTGACGGACAACTTTCCATCAACCCAAGCTATGAAGAATTGAAAAATTCTGAATTAGACATTATGGTTGGAGCTACTAAAGACTCTATCGTAATGGTAGAAGGGGAAATGAAAGAAATTTCTGAACAGGAAATGTTAGAAGCTATTAATTTTGGTCATGCTGAAATTAAAAAGCAAATTGAAGCTCAAGAAAGATTAGCAGAAAAAGTAGGTAAAGCTTTCCCAAAAAGAGAATATTCTCACGAAAATCACGACGAAGAAATTCGTGAAAAAGTTTGGAAAGAAACTTACGATAAAGTATATGAAGTAGCAAGAACTCCATCTGGTAAAGAAGAGAGAGGTGAGAAATTCAAAGCGGTTCGTGAAGAATTCCTTGCTCAATATGCTGATAATGAAGAAGAATTGGAAAGAATAACACCTTTCGTAAAAGTATATTATCATGATGTAGAGAAAGAAGCAATGCGTCAGATGATCCTTGAAGACAATATCCGTCTGGATGGTCGTGATCCTCAGACGATCCGTCCGATCTGGTCAGAAATTGACTACCTTCCGGGAGCTCACGGTTCTGCAGTGTTTACAAGAGGTGAAACTCAGTCATTAACAGCTGTAACTTTAGGTTCTGTTAAGGATGCAAACATGGTAGACAGCGTTATCACGCAACATGACGAGAAATTCTTCCTACACTATAACTTCCCTCCATTCTCAACAGGTGAAGCAAGACCTTTAAGAGGTACTTCAAGAAGAGAAGTAGGACACGGAAACTTAGCTCAAAGAGCATTGCAGGCAGTTATTCCTGAAGAAAATCCATATACGATCAGAATTGTTTCTGATATCCTTGAATCAAACGGTTCATCTTCAATGGCAACAGTTTGTGCAGGAACATTAGCATTAATGGATGCAGGGGTTCAGATTACAAAACCAGTTTCCGGTATTGCAATGGGATTGATCACAGATGCAAAATCTGGTAAATTTACAGTGCTTTCTGATATCTTAGGAGATGAGGATCACCTTGGAGACATGGACTTCAAAGTAACAGGTACTGCAGATGGTATCACTGCTTGTCAGATGGATATCAAAATTCAGGGGCTTTCTATGGATATCATGGAAAAAGCTTTAATGCAAGCTAGAGACGGAAGATTACACATCTTAAATAAAATCACTGAAACTATTTCTGAGCCAAGAGCAGACGTGAAGCCTCACGCTCCGAAGATGGTAGTAATGGAGATCGCAAAAGACTTCATTGGTGCTGTAATCGGGCCTGGTGGAAAAATCATTCAGCAGATGCAGAAAGATACGGATACCGTTATTGCTATTGAAGAAATTGGTGAAATCGGACGTATCGAGATTGCAGGAACAGACAGAGAGAAAATCAATGCTGCTGTTGCAAAAATCAACGAAATTACTTTTGTACCGGTTGTAGGAGAAGTTTACAACGGAAAAGTAGTAAAAGTAATGGATTTCGGTGCTTTCGTTGCGATTGCTAAAGGAACGGAAGGGCTTCTTCACATTTCTGAAATTGAGTGGGCTCGTTTAGATAAAGTTCCTTATGCTGAAGGTGATGAAGTAGAAGTGAAGTTTATGGGTTATGATGACCGTAAGAAAATGAAGCTTTCCCGTAAAGTTCTTTTACCAAGACCTCCAAGACCAGAAGGACAAGGAAGACCGGAAGGACAAAGAAGACCAGATGGACAGAGAAGACCGGAAGGACAGAGAAGACCAGAAGGACAAGACAGACCACAAGGTGAAAGACCTGTAGAAAATCAGGAACCTTCTTCAGAAGCATAA